The Acetoanaerobium noterae genome has a window encoding:
- a CDS encoding PTS ascorbate transporter subunit IIC, whose product MSENRKKQIPLRLSTKLYDAIASWAEDDFRSVNGQIEYLLTECVRQRKKNGKYVSDELDIPPELDIE is encoded by the coding sequence ATGAGTGAAAATCGCAAAAAACAAATTCCTTTGCGATTATCGACTAAGCTTTATGATGCAATTGCCTCTTGGGCTGAAGATGATTTTAGATCAGTAAATGGGCAAATCGAATACCTTCTTACAGAATGTGTGAGACAGCGTAAAAAAAATGGAAAATATGTTTCTGATGAACTAGATATACCGCCTGAACTGGATATTGAGTAA
- a CDS encoding SPFH domain-containing protein: MQEKILNKKKNGMLALILIILSYLLAIGGLIIFASSSTALLMVVCILWLSIGWISLLGLKILKPQEALVLTLFGKYIGTLKEEGFYYVNPFCSSVNPASKTKLKQSGDVDATNNTGITIGSIGGHANVEANNKRISLKIMTLSNNKQKINDCLGNPIEIGIAVTWKVVDTAKAVFAVDNFKEYLSLQCDSALRNIVRTYPYDVANNIDTTGDGIADDGSLRGSSELVALKIKEEIQSKVAEAGLEILEARITYLAYAPEIAAVMLQRQQASAIIDARKMIVDGAVGMVEMALDKLNENKVVELDEERKAAMVSNLLVVLCGNHDAQPIVNSGSLY; this comes from the coding sequence ATGCAAGAGAAAATTTTGAACAAAAAGAAAAATGGTATGCTTGCTTTAATATTAATTATTCTATCTTACCTATTAGCTATTGGTGGATTAATAATCTTTGCAAGTAGTAGCACAGCGCTACTGATGGTAGTGTGTATTTTGTGGCTAAGTATAGGCTGGATATCTTTACTTGGATTAAAAATATTGAAGCCTCAAGAAGCTTTAGTTCTTACACTTTTTGGTAAGTATATAGGAACATTAAAAGAAGAAGGCTTTTACTACGTAAATCCATTTTGCTCTAGTGTGAATCCAGCTTCTAAAACAAAGCTTAAACAAAGTGGAGATGTAGATGCAACAAATAACACAGGAATAACTATTGGAAGCATCGGGGGACATGCAAACGTAGAGGCTAACAATAAAAGGATATCACTTAAAATCATGACACTTAGCAATAACAAGCAGAAAATAAATGACTGCTTGGGGAATCCTATTGAAATAGGAATAGCTGTGACATGGAAGGTAGTAGATACTGCAAAAGCTGTATTTGCTGTAGATAACTTCAAAGAATATCTTTCTCTTCAATGTGACTCAGCACTTAGAAATATAGTTCGTACCTATCCATATGATGTAGCTAATAATATAGATACAACAGGAGATGGAATAGCTGATGACGGGAGCCTTAGAGGTTCAAGCGAGCTAGTAGCTTTAAAAATAAAAGAAGAAATTCAATCAAAAGTAGCAGAAGCAGGATTAGAAATATTAGAAGCTCGTATCACCTACCTAGCATATGCACCTGAAATCGCAGCAGTAATGCTACAAAGGCAACAAGCTTCAGCTATCATAGACGCTAGAAAAATGATAGTAGATGGGGCTGTAGGAATGGTAGAAATGGCATTAGATAAACTTAATGAAAACAAAGTAGTAGAGCTAGATGAAGAGCGAAAAGCAGCTATGGTATCTAATCTACTTGTTGTATTATGTGGAAACCATGATGCACAGCCTATTGTTAATTCAGGAAGTTTATATTAG